tTGGGAGAGCTGGTTGTTGTTATTGGATCGGTTACTGAGATTCTGATGTGGGCCTTAGAGCCATGATGTGACttctatttggatcgggttgcgagCCGCAACGAATTggtatttggttattgcatttcatccttacttgcaattttcttagttgtttatctgatttatttgcacatcttccttatatgctggattgttgactgGGCAGATTACGTTAAGTAATTGTGTGCACCAAGGTGgttttatctttgatttcatgaTTTGATCATACTTCTGGTTCTATACTTGTTGGAATTTAATGCACTTGTACGGGTGATTGGCGAGTATCATATATAAGTTTTGTTTCTATTATCTCGtcaaggttagttatgatacttgctgagtacatgaggtcggttgtactcatactacacttttgcactgtGTATGCATATCTTGGAGCTGAGATGGTGTGGATGACGGGAGCTAGCACTGAAGATGTATATGCCTTCTGGATATaactaccacttgtccttggtagtgtTAGATTTGAATTCTGGTTATGTACATTCCAAACAAATGTTTTATTTGTTTCATACTAGTTTTGTAGATCTAAGTCTTAgcggctcatgacttgtactaccagtccttgggatatTGTATGGAAATTCAGTTATTTCATATGTTGATCACTTTTATTTCATTAGAACTGTGTTgactgttatttggcttacctaccGGGTTGGATTAAATGTCATCATGACTAGTTAAGTTTTGGATTGTGACAGGCTTCAAGCATTCTCTAATGCATCTGGCCTGGCGACCAATACAACAAAGTCTAATATTTTTAGTGATAACATGGCTCCACAAACCATGGAAGACATGTGTGAATTAATAGGGTAAAAAAGAGGGAAGCTTCCATTCAGGTACCTTGGGGCGCCAATTGCCtctaagaaatatcaacaatGAACTATGAAATGCTCATTAACAAATTGACTGACACAATCAAAAGCTGGGGATCAAGGAGCTTGTCTTATGCAGGAAGGGGTGCAAATGATTTACTTTGTTATGAAGCATATTCACTCCTATTGGGCTTCTATCTTCTTACTCCCTATGAAAGTCCTGAAAAGTATTACTGTTATACGTAGAATCTACCTATGGGATGGTAAGGTGGTTACAACTAAAGCTCCACTAGTTGCTCGGGATCTAGTATGCAGACCAAGAAGAAAGGGGGGATTGGGTATACTAGAATGTGTTAATGAAGCAGCCATAGCAAAGTATGTGTGGAACATTGCTCGAAAAGATGATAATCTTTGAGTTAAATAGGTGGATCGCATTTACTtgaaaggagaagattggtgGACATATTCTGCAACACAAGAGAGTAGCTGGTATTGGAGGAAAATATGTTCCGTCAGGGACAAAGTTGAAGTAGGTTATGTGCAGAATAGATGGCTTCTTCAGAGTAGTTACAAATGGCTAAGAGGAGGAGCTCAGATTCTATGCCAATGGAGCAGATGGGCTGAAAGGATAGACTATCTATTCTATGAATGTCCCTTTTCTAAGTCCCGTCTTGAGAGAATTCTGAAATGGCTGGGAATCTACATTATAAACGGGGAGGACCAAGGACTGTGGAGGAGAATATCTAGAGCTGTACAGGACAGGACCAATTGAGGATTTGTTCTAGCTATACTAGCAGCTCTTACCTATTTCATCTGGAGAGGAAGGAATGAAGCATTGTGGCATCATAAAGTTCCCCTACCCATAAAGGTTGTAAGCAAGTCAAAGTTGAATGTAAATATAGAGTGACAGTGGTTATGATACGACGTAAGAATGACAGAGATAGGAGATGGATATATAGAAGATTTATATAGTATTAGATTTAACGTATAGATAGGGGATAATTAGAGACTTTAGGAGCTCTCCATAGTTTTGTTCCTAGTTTTTGTCTCTAGTTTTGGcttttagtgttttactattaaATGTATTTTGTTCTGATGATCAATAAGATTTCTTTCTtttcaccaaaataataataataataatcatgataaacaacaacaacaaaagccATAATAAGCAGTTGATTATAAAAGGTAAAATTTTAAAATcgttggtattgacctagtgaaATTTCTTAGAGTCTGGAATGGTAAACTCATCATAACCAATTATTCATATTAGCCCTGGGTTGATTGCTCAAATTGTCTAAATAAGAAAATCATTAACACACTGACTGAAGAAAATGTAATGAATTAGATTTAGTTTCTCTTGTTCTCATTCACCAGCTAGACTTACTAAGTCAGCTTGACATTATTTAATTGTATGGCATTAACAATATTTTTAGGCATCTATATATAAGCCCCTGCTCCTCATTTGACTCCTcattttattttccatttttttgtgtgtGCGCCCAATATGGCTGGCAAGAAGCATAAGAACAGTAGCAAAATGAGTGAAAGTGAGAAAAAAGCCCTCATTTTGAAAAGAACAAGAAGTTTGTTTAAGCAAGCAAAAGAGCTCTCGATTTTATGTGCTATACAAATCGCAATAATTGTTTTTAGTCCTTGGGAAACTAGTCCTATTTATTGGCCATCTGAAGCTCAAGCCACGGAGATATTCAAGAATTATTTAAAGAAACCTGAGGTTgtaaggatgaagaagttaatTAAACTTGAAACCTACCTCTCAGAAAAAGAGAAGGCCAAGGAAGAAGATATTAGAAAAATGGAGCAAAAGAATGATGAAATGGAAATGGAGTTCCTGTTCTGTGAACTTATTAAGGGAAAGAGCATGAATGAACTTGATGTTAGACAAACTAAAGGTTTGTTAAAGCTAGCTGCTCTTAAGAAGGCTAAACTTGAGGAAATGAAGAAACAACTAGCTGAGCAAAATGATCAACCAAAACAAGGTAATGACAACGCTGCTGGAGCCTGGTGAGAAGAATGATGAACAATCCGATTAAGCAACTACAATACTTCTGTTTGTTCTATCAACCAACTAATTCTAATGTTATGTTTGAGCTATTCTATTTTATTATGGAAATTGTACTGATGATATTCAGTACAACCTTGCTATATCTCTAAAATTTGGGCCCTGTTGAATCTTATTCCTATTTCCAATTTCATATTCTCTGTTTTTAAGAAATTTTGTCTTCTTCGACACATTTTAATTCTACTAGTAGTGTCTGCACGGGCCCAACATGAgtaaaatttaaatttgggtATTTTTGCTCCAGTCTACTCAAACAGTTTCAGAACTTGTGAACAGCCCACAAGATCACAGGATTTGTGTATAAACTTCATAGTCAAGCATCACCTAGGTAAATAGcacaaatattttatttataaccATTATCTTTACAAACTTGATTCTCTTACAAAAGCTAAATAGATCTTAAAAAATTAACAGGTACATGCACATTAGACAAATTGAAGTAGaggtattatttttcttttcatactACACTAGTAACTTTGGAATGCCAACAAAGATAAATTAACAAGAAGCCGTGCGTCTCTTCTACTTCCCTGCAGCATTGAGAAGATCTTAGAACAACTATTACATCAATATAAAATATGAAACATGTCAACTAAGACTACACTATTACTGCCACCTGTTTTGAAAATtacgagccgagggtctatcagaaatagCATCTCTACCTCCACAAAGTATGGGTAAGGTATGCGTATACTGTATCCTCCCAAAAATCCACTTGTGGAATTTCACTGTTGTTCTCAATTAAGACAAATGACCATCATTTCTGCTCGCTTAAccataacaaaattaaaataacctCATTTTGGGTGAATTGTATTCTAGGCCAGGAAAACTACGTTGAGAGCACAATTGAAGAGCTAAGGCCCTGTACCAGTCTGAGTCCATTAAATATTATACTCTGTACTTTTCCATTGGCAGTTGAGTTAGCATAGAAGATGTATCTCAAATTGCAAATTGTCAATATTTTCTCCAAACTACATGTCCGGTCAAAAGGAATCGACAAGAAAATAAGATGGTTTCCGGATAAAAAGAGCATATGAATAAGAGTTGTATAGAAGTATGCAGGAAAATTGATCAACTATCTAAGCAAA
The sequence above is drawn from the Nicotiana tabacum cultivar K326 chromosome 13, ASM71507v2, whole genome shotgun sequence genome and encodes:
- the LOC107773221 gene encoding agamous-like MADS-box protein AGL90 translates to MAGKKHKNSSKMSESEKKALILKRTRSLFKQAKELSILCAIQIAIIVFSPWETSPIYWPSEAQATEIFKNYLKKPEVVRMKKLIKLETYLSEKEKAKEEDIRKMEQKNDEMEMEFLFCELIKGKSMNELDVRQTKGLLKLAALKKAKLEEMKKQLAEQNDQPKQGNDNAAGAW